A single genomic interval of Brevibacillus brevis harbors:
- a CDS encoding non-ribosomal peptide synthetase: MTTFSREHVQDIYSLSPMQEGMLFHALADQDDTSYQVQIVLPVTGDLHVTVLAKSFELLVQRHEVLRTTFLHEQVKQPMQVVLRERPLMIKVQKRPIESVEFPVEEWVEKLIREDRERGFDLTKDSLIRLQIIEKGEKEWTLLISFHHILMDGWCADIILGDLVQIYHSLLNRTLDQLPPTQPYSHYMKWLWKQDRSSALEYWQNELHGYEEIAPLPVGSKLRDASSVAGEYDVFLDLAVTQRLTHIARQNQVTLSSVFQAIWGIVLQTYNDRTDVVFGTVVAGRPAELSGVEKMVGLFINTLPLRVKTAQEQTFQELLQSIHEQTRLAKKHEYVPLSEIQRVTLGAPLFDHLLVFDNSPANQAWRRQWQEDGVHAGEKRVIEHTHYPLSITVMSKSDQLMLRLIYRQEHFSSEDIQRMAGHIQTVIESVSLDVSIGLDEIEMLTAEEKRHFLAEKNQTKTNYPRQKTIADLFEQQVKAVPKQTALVYGQETITYEELNQRANRIAHQLQQKGVQPDELIGIFTERSPTMIAGIFGILKAGVAYVPLDPRNPVERLGMILSDAKPKMVLIQREMWEKWREVEEGIKHGEAFQVLVLEDMLAATNPGWNQDPLRTCQPEHLAYVMYTSGSTGKPKGILTQHFNVTRVIKTTNYLEITPDDTILQLSNFAFDGSTFDIFGALLNGAKLVLLDYETLLNMTGLLSQIKEQRVTIFFVTTALFNTLVDHNIESFSGVRKVLFGGERVSLRHVQKALAYMGKGAILHVYGPTESTVYATYHAVDEVDEELGTVPIGVPLANTQVFILNKKNQMQPYGAIGELCISGDGLARGYLNNPELTAEKFVPHPFYPGERMYKTGDLARWLPNGTIEFIGRVDHQVKRRGFRIELGEIEHSLLELEGVKEAVVINWTSTTGLDQLCAYFVANYEVDVQELRVQLAKSLPYYMLPASFHQMASLPLNTNGKVDRRALPEPDWEDLQSQAYMAPRNETEQQLVQVWQEVLGISLVGIMDNYFHLGGDSIKAIQICARLREQEVMIQVKDLFNQPTIAGLSSFLQGNQAHAPESSANADGVDETPVLLDELGLSIDEIKELEEELKETIQ, encoded by the coding sequence ATGACGACTTTTTCCAGAGAACATGTACAAGATATCTATTCACTCTCACCGATGCAGGAAGGGATGCTCTTTCATGCATTGGCTGATCAAGATGATACGTCTTATCAAGTGCAGATCGTGCTGCCTGTTACAGGTGATCTGCATGTGACGGTACTAGCGAAAAGCTTTGAATTACTTGTCCAACGCCACGAGGTACTACGCACTACCTTTTTGCATGAACAGGTAAAACAGCCGATGCAGGTCGTCCTCCGGGAGCGACCGCTAATGATAAAAGTGCAAAAACGCCCTATCGAATCAGTTGAATTTCCCGTGGAGGAATGGGTAGAAAAGCTAATCAGGGAGGACCGGGAGCGAGGATTTGATCTTACAAAAGACTCTTTGATCCGCTTGCAGATCATCGAGAAGGGCGAAAAGGAATGGACCCTCTTGATCAGCTTCCATCACATTCTGATGGACGGGTGGTGCGCAGATATTATTTTGGGAGATCTGGTGCAGATCTATCATTCACTATTGAATAGAACGCTAGACCAATTGCCTCCCACTCAGCCGTACAGCCACTATATGAAATGGCTGTGGAAACAAGATCGGAGCAGTGCTCTCGAATATTGGCAGAATGAATTGCATGGTTATGAGGAAATCGCCCCCTTACCAGTAGGGAGCAAGCTACGTGATGCCTCCTCTGTTGCTGGAGAGTATGATGTGTTCCTCGATTTAGCGGTAACACAGCGGCTTACACATATCGCCCGACAAAATCAGGTGACACTAAGTTCCGTGTTCCAAGCAATCTGGGGGATCGTATTGCAAACCTATAACGACCGCACTGATGTTGTTTTTGGTACGGTGGTAGCTGGACGTCCAGCCGAGCTTTCCGGGGTGGAAAAGATGGTTGGGCTCTTCATAAACACCTTACCTCTGCGGGTAAAAACGGCACAGGAACAGACATTTCAGGAGTTGTTGCAAAGCATTCACGAACAAACCAGGCTCGCCAAGAAGCATGAATATGTGCCTTTGTCCGAGATTCAGCGTGTAACATTAGGGGCTCCCCTTTTTGATCATTTGTTGGTTTTTGACAACAGCCCTGCGAATCAAGCGTGGAGAAGGCAATGGCAAGAAGACGGTGTACATGCTGGCGAGAAGCGTGTCATTGAGCATACCCATTACCCGCTTAGCATTACGGTCATGTCAAAATCCGATCAACTAATGCTGCGCCTGATCTACCGCCAAGAGCATTTTTCGAGCGAGGATATCCAACGCATGGCAGGTCATATCCAAACTGTCATCGAGTCTGTAAGCCTAGATGTCTCGATAGGTCTCGATGAGATCGAAATGCTTACCGCTGAGGAAAAACGCCACTTTCTAGCAGAAAAAAACCAGACGAAAACGAACTACCCCAGACAGAAGACGATCGCTGATCTATTTGAGCAACAGGTGAAAGCAGTGCCGAAACAGACCGCACTTGTATATGGTCAAGAGACGATAACTTATGAGGAGCTTAACCAGCGCGCAAACCGGATTGCTCATCAACTTCAGCAAAAAGGGGTCCAACCTGACGAACTGATCGGGATTTTTACTGAGCGTTCTCCCACTATGATTGCCGGAATTTTCGGTATTCTTAAAGCGGGCGTTGCATACGTCCCACTCGATCCGAGAAATCCTGTTGAACGGCTTGGTATGATCTTGTCTGACGCTAAACCCAAAATGGTCCTGATCCAAAGAGAAATGTGGGAGAAATGGAGAGAGGTCGAAGAAGGGATAAAGCATGGCGAGGCTTTTCAGGTGCTTGTGCTGGAGGATATGCTCGCAGCGACGAATCCTGGGTGGAATCAGGATCCCTTACGCACTTGTCAACCTGAGCATCTCGCCTACGTGATGTACACCTCTGGATCGACTGGAAAGCCCAAGGGTATTTTGACCCAGCACTTCAACGTAACTAGAGTAATAAAGACCACAAATTATCTGGAAATCACGCCGGACGACACAATCTTGCAATTGTCCAACTTCGCTTTTGATGGCTCCACCTTTGATATTTTCGGTGCGTTGTTAAATGGCGCCAAACTGGTGCTACTTGATTATGAAACACTTCTCAATATGACCGGATTGCTTTCGCAAATAAAAGAGCAGCGAGTAACCATTTTTTTCGTAACGACAGCTTTGTTCAACACACTGGTAGATCACAATATTGAAAGCTTTTCCGGCGTGCGCAAAGTGCTTTTCGGCGGGGAACGAGTCTCTCTGCGACATGTCCAAAAAGCCCTCGCTTATATGGGAAAGGGAGCAATCCTGCATGTATATGGTCCAACAGAGAGTACAGTCTATGCTACTTATCATGCGGTGGACGAGGTAGACGAGGAGCTCGGAACTGTCCCGATCGGTGTGCCACTTGCCAATACGCAGGTGTTTATCCTCAACAAGAAAAATCAAATGCAACCTTATGGCGCCATTGGAGAGCTATGTATTTCCGGGGACGGTCTGGCTCGTGGTTATCTGAACAATCCGGAGCTTACCGCCGAGAAATTTGTCCCACATCCGTTTTACCCTGGGGAACGGATGTACAAGACAGGGGATTTAGCTCGCTGGCTGCCTAATGGGACCATCGAATTTATTGGGCGGGTAGATCATCAGGTGAAGCGTAGAGGCTTTCGCATCGAGCTAGGTGAGATTGAGCATAGCCTTCTGGAGCTGGAAGGAGTGAAAGAGGCTGTAGTGATTAATTGGACGTCGACTACAGGATTGGATCAACTATGCGCCTATTTTGTAGCGAATTACGAGGTAGATGTCCAAGAACTACGTGTCCAGCTAGCGAAGTCCCTTCCGTACTATATGCTACCAGCTTCTTTCCACCAAATGGCCTCTCTCCCGTTAAACACAAATGGTAAGGTAGACCGTCGTGCTTTGCCTGAGCCAGACTGGGAGGACTTACAAAGCCAAGCGTACATGGCGCCACGCAATGAAACAGAGCAACAGCTTGTCCAAGTCTGGCAAGAGGTGCTGGGAATCTCACTGGTTGGTATCATGGACAATTATTTTCATTTAGGGGGAGATTCGATCAAGGCAATCCAGATATGTGCACGCCTTCGTGAACAGGAAGTCATGATTCAGGTAAAAGATTTGTTCAATCAGCCTACTATTGCAGGTCTCTCTTCTTTTTTACAAGGAAATCAGGCGCATGCCCCAGAGAGTAGCGCAAATGCCGATGGCGTTGATGAGACGCCTGTTCTACTTGATGAACTGGGTCTATCCATAGATGAAATAAAGGAATTAGAAGAGGAATTAAAGGAAACCATTCAATAA
- a CDS encoding SagB/ThcOx family dehydrogenase, with protein sequence MQPQVTKKMMKPFHEDCEYFWSPSVRWEQQDDEIRIELLSYSGTVSGLFPTFYYLTQKGIKIPDLISRFPQANPDQVADFVRDLIANRILVHTLLTPQEIYFPQEHLISHSYSSETFLDPAQYEAFRQEKLSRSLPQTTQTNVPLAESEFPEVITARRTWRQFEEKKKVPFDVFSSLISVFKQYRREDEIRYNYATAGGLYPIDLYVYIKDHRVENMKAGLYYYNPIENVLQMVSNTCVITEDAHYSMNKEIFQSSAFSIYLIYNADVTMPKYGGLGYFYAGIDSGIMVQLLTHVAEMHKAGICSIGDMNFRRIQKYFKLSPQQVLIHSIEVGLQPQ encoded by the coding sequence ATGCAACCGCAAGTAACCAAAAAAATGATGAAACCCTTCCACGAAGATTGTGAATACTTTTGGTCGCCTTCAGTCAGGTGGGAACAGCAGGATGATGAAATTCGCATTGAATTGCTATCTTATTCAGGTACTGTATCGGGATTGTTTCCAACGTTTTATTATTTGACACAAAAAGGAATCAAGATTCCCGATCTCATCTCTCGTTTTCCACAGGCAAATCCTGATCAAGTCGCAGATTTTGTCCGCGACCTGATTGCAAATCGCATTCTGGTTCATACACTTCTAACCCCTCAAGAGATCTATTTCCCCCAAGAACATCTTATCTCTCATTCGTACTCGTCAGAAACATTTCTTGATCCGGCTCAATACGAGGCATTTAGGCAGGAAAAATTGTCCCGATCTTTACCGCAAACAACCCAAACGAACGTCCCCTTGGCAGAGAGTGAGTTTCCCGAGGTCATTACAGCTCGTAGAACCTGGCGTCAATTTGAAGAAAAGAAGAAGGTTCCATTCGATGTCTTTTCCAGTCTGATTTCGGTATTTAAACAATATCGACGCGAGGACGAAATCCGCTACAACTATGCAACGGCTGGCGGCCTTTATCCAATTGATCTGTATGTCTATATCAAAGATCATCGTGTAGAAAACATGAAAGCGGGACTTTATTACTACAATCCAATTGAAAATGTCCTGCAAATGGTCAGCAATACTTGTGTAATTACTGAGGATGCACATTATTCCATGAATAAGGAAATCTTTCAGTCATCTGCGTTTTCAATCTATCTCATTTATAACGCTGATGTGACAATGCCGAAATACGGTGGTTTGGGGTATTTCTATGCAGGGATTGACAGTGGCATCATGGTGCAATTGTTGACCCATGTAGCTGAAATGCACAAGGCTGGCATCTGCTCCATTGGCGATATGAATTTCAGAAGAATACAGAAATACTTCAAGTTGTCCCCCCAGCAAGTACTTATTCACTCCATTGAAGTGGGCTTGCAACCACAATGA
- the epsC gene encoding serine O-acetyltransferase EpsC, translating to MNKRRDPMFHKLRKDIDFIKAKDPAARNTLEIILCYPGFHALLLHRIAHGIYKKGFFLAGRMISVVNRFLTGVDIHPRAKIGEAVFIDHGMGIVIGETTEIGNHVTLYQCVTLGGTGKDTGKRHPTIGNNVIISAGAKVLGPIRVGDNSKIGAGAVILKEVPPNCTVVGIPGEVVRYNEPSVSRESEEPTPVAAGLM from the coding sequence ATGAACAAGAGGAGAGATCCCATGTTTCATAAGTTGAGGAAGGACATTGATTTTATCAAAGCTAAGGACCCTGCAGCTAGAAACACCTTGGAGATTATTCTTTGTTACCCCGGCTTCCACGCCCTTTTGCTTCACCGTATTGCTCATGGCATTTACAAAAAAGGGTTTTTCCTGGCAGGGCGTATGATTTCTGTAGTTAACCGATTTCTAACCGGAGTTGACATTCATCCGCGAGCCAAGATCGGAGAGGCCGTCTTTATTGATCATGGTATGGGCATTGTTATTGGGGAAACGACAGAGATCGGCAATCATGTGACTCTATATCAATGTGTCACCCTTGGGGGAACTGGCAAGGATACAGGAAAACGGCATCCCACGATAGGCAACAACGTCATCATCAGTGCAGGCGCAAAAGTATTGGGACCGATTAGGGTGGGAGATAACTCCAAAATTGGAGCTGGAGCGGTCATCCTGAAGGAAGTTCCTCCTAACTGCACAGTAGTAGGCATACCTGGTGAAGTAGTACGGTACAACGAGCCTTCTGTTTCAAGAGAAAGCGAAGAGCCTACCCCTGTAGCGGCGGGCCTTATGTGA
- a CDS encoding PadR family transcriptional regulator: MTRAMVLGLLLKSGPMSGYEIQQKMISAKTDKWAYVQPASIYHALKKLDQEGFVALETLEQTGNRSKAIYSITAEGKQELKRLLVNAFQNSSVLFPTDLYTALTFMDEAELDDIILALEKQQVAIQKVYEDLKADQEEKAKFMEMPQNVLYIFQNIYDQCELQLSFISKLKEDFLAQRQNASPINSV, translated from the coding sequence ATGACGAGAGCTATGGTGCTAGGACTTTTGTTAAAATCTGGACCGATGTCCGGCTATGAAATACAGCAGAAAATGATATCGGCCAAAACAGACAAGTGGGCTTATGTCCAGCCTGCTTCGATTTACCATGCATTAAAGAAGCTGGATCAAGAAGGATTTGTAGCTTTGGAAACGCTGGAGCAGACCGGGAATCGTTCCAAGGCAATCTATTCGATTACAGCAGAAGGCAAGCAAGAGTTAAAACGGTTGCTGGTCAACGCCTTTCAAAACTCATCTGTTTTGTTTCCCACCGATTTATACACGGCGTTAACTTTTATGGATGAAGCTGAGCTAGATGACATTATCCTCGCTTTGGAAAAGCAGCAGGTGGCCATCCAGAAAGTCTATGAGGATTTGAAAGCAGATCAGGAAGAAAAGGCAAAATTTATGGAAATGCCACAAAATGTCCTGTACATTTTCCAAAATATCTATGATCAATGTGAGCTTCAGTTGAGCTTTATCAGTAAATTAAAGGAAGACTTTCTGGCCCAAAGACAGAATGCTTCCCCTATAAATTCGGTCTGA
- a CDS encoding sensor histidine kinase, with protein sequence MKFWQRIFLCTLIIFEIFFVPASIYLINSSFELNLNMEVRSGISEQDRFANSLESNLYLLKVQKSSTPDAEGVGKPNIDSMIRTYLDNLGEQEVYLDVIDENNKVIFSHFKNNKIVLTQREELNIPSDKVNYIIRDLGEKTYLFIAKNIYLENNHYKLSYVKDISSVYENRKDLLSLLIKLNALVSAILVIVTIIMSMFIVKPINKLIQSTRIIAAGNFSERVKVKSNDEIGLLAENFNLMAVDVEDKVNQLKRSSEDKQRFIDNLVHELRTPLTSIIGYADYLRTNKYDEETYINSLSFIYEEGKRLEKLTFKLMELIVLRKEDFELKKGELDELFVEIKHSFIPKLNIKNMDLEISTEHLSVLMDKDLMKILLANLIDNAIKASKNNDKILLRSYRNTESKIILEVKDTGIGIPDEDITKVFEPFFMSDKSRSRANGGGLGLGLSLCKEIASIHDAEMRIESKLGEGTIIQVVFHC encoded by the coding sequence ATGAAATTTTGGCAGAGGATATTTTTATGTACATTAATCATCTTTGAAATCTTTTTTGTACCAGCATCCATTTACCTTATTAATAGCAGCTTTGAACTCAATCTCAATATGGAGGTCCGTTCCGGGATAAGTGAACAGGATCGATTTGCTAACTCTTTAGAATCAAATCTATATCTGCTTAAAGTTCAAAAATCTTCAACCCCGGATGCTGAAGGAGTTGGCAAACCAAACATAGATTCCATGATTCGTACATACTTGGATAACCTCGGGGAACAGGAGGTGTATCTAGATGTAATAGATGAAAACAATAAGGTTATTTTCAGTCATTTTAAAAACAACAAGATAGTTCTTACTCAGCGAGAAGAATTAAACATACCGTCAGATAAAGTAAATTACATCATACGGGATCTAGGGGAAAAGACGTACTTATTTATCGCTAAGAATATTTATCTGGAAAATAATCACTATAAGCTTTCTTACGTGAAAGATATTTCGAGTGTTTATGAAAATAGAAAAGACTTATTAAGCCTTTTAATCAAGTTAAATGCTCTTGTTTCAGCAATTTTGGTTATCGTTACCATCATCATGAGCATGTTTATCGTAAAACCGATTAATAAACTGATCCAGTCAACAAGAATAATTGCAGCCGGGAATTTCAGCGAAAGAGTAAAGGTAAAATCGAATGATGAAATCGGGTTGTTAGCGGAAAATTTCAATTTGATGGCCGTTGATGTAGAAGATAAAGTAAACCAGCTTAAAAGATCTTCAGAAGACAAGCAAAGGTTTATCGATAACCTGGTACATGAACTTCGGACTCCTTTAACTTCGATCATAGGCTATGCGGATTATTTACGAACGAATAAATATGATGAAGAGACTTATATCAACTCATTAAGCTTTATCTATGAAGAAGGAAAGCGGCTAGAGAAACTGACATTTAAGCTTATGGAGCTCATTGTTTTGCGAAAAGAGGATTTTGAGTTAAAAAAGGGAGAACTTGACGAACTTTTTGTAGAAATCAAACATTCCTTTATTCCAAAGCTGAACATAAAGAATATGGATCTGGAAATATCGACAGAGCATCTTAGTGTTTTAATGGATAAGGATTTGATGAAAATTTTACTTGCAAACCTGATAGACAATGCAATTAAAGCATCGAAGAACAACGATAAAATACTTCTACGTTCATACAGAAATACGGAGTCAAAAATTATTCTTGAAGTGAAAGATACAGGGATCGGTATTCCTGATGAAGACATAACAAAAGTCTTTGAGCCCTTCTTTATGTCCGACAAATCGAGATCGAGAGCGAATGGAGGAGGCCTCGGGCTCGGACTATCATTATGTAAGGAGATTGCTAGCATTCATGACGCTGAAATGAGAATAGAAAGTAAGCTCGGTGAAGGTACAATTATACAAGTGGTTTTTCATTGTTAA
- a CDS encoding response regulator transcription factor produces MIKILVVEDDIAVANLIKLNLNTANYESSIVFNGEEALNVIEKDRFDLILLDVMLPKVDGFTLFEKIKPLGIPVIFLTAKSSVTDKVYGLKAGVDDYMTKPFEGIELLARIENVLRHYNKKSNIINFKDTEVYLQEMKVKKNGEIIELTLKEFELLVFLVQNKNIVLTREKIIEKIWGYDYVGETRTIDNHIQKLRKKLGWKDEIKTVFKLGYRLEE; encoded by the coding sequence ATGATAAAAATTTTAGTTGTTGAAGATGATATCGCAGTAGCAAATTTAATTAAATTGAATTTAAATACGGCAAATTATGAGAGTTCAATCGTTTTTAACGGAGAGGAAGCCCTAAATGTAATTGAAAAAGATCGTTTTGATCTGATACTACTGGATGTCATGCTTCCAAAAGTTGATGGATTTACTTTATTCGAAAAAATTAAACCCTTAGGGATACCTGTCATTTTTTTAACTGCGAAAAGTTCTGTCACAGATAAGGTGTATGGATTAAAAGCGGGAGTAGATGACTATATGACGAAACCCTTTGAAGGAATTGAATTGCTGGCCAGGATTGAAAATGTATTAAGGCATTACAATAAAAAAAGCAACATCATAAATTTTAAAGACACAGAAGTATACTTGCAAGAAATGAAGGTGAAAAAGAACGGTGAAATAATTGAGCTTACCTTGAAAGAGTTCGAATTATTGGTGTTTCTCGTACAAAATAAAAACATCGTATTAACGAGAGAAAAAATCATAGAAAAAATTTGGGGATATGACTACGTTGGCGAGACTCGGACGATCGACAACCATATCCAAAAGCTAAGAAAAAAGCTGGGATGGAAAGATGAAATTAAAACAGTATTTAAGTTGGGATATAGGCTGGAGGAATAA
- the katG gene encoding catalase/peroxidase HPI gives MDSMATANTGKCPFSHGSTTNHNPSATSNKHWWPNQLNLNILHQHDRKSNPMGEDFNYAEEFKKLDYQALKQDLYDLMTNSQDWWPADYGHYGPLFIRMAWHSAGTYRTGDGRGGAGTGTQRFAPLNSWPDNANLDKARRLLWPIKQKYGNKISWADLYILAGNAAIESMGGKTIGFGGGRADVWHPEEDIYWGAEKEWLGDKRYTGDRELENPLAAVQMGLIYVNPEGPNGNPDPLASARDIRETFKRMGMNDEETVALVAGGHTFGKAHGAGDAALVGPEPEAAPLEAMGLGWQSTHGSGIGRDAITSGIEGAWTANPTQWDNGFFELLFGYEWELTKSPAGAHQWVAVNPADEHLAPDAEDASVRVPTMMTTADMALRMDPAYEKISRRYYENPEEFADAFATAWFKLTHRDMGPRSRYLGPEVPAEDFIWQDPIPAADYELTDADVAELKTRILDSGLTVSELVTTAWASACTFRGSDMRGGANGARIRLAPQKEWEVNEPKKLEKVLTILGVIQEDFGKKVSMADLIVLGGSAAVEKAAQDAGFDVSVPFAPGRGDATQEQTDAESFDVLEPIADGFRNYQKKQYRVSPAELLIDKAQLLNLTAPEMTALVGGMRVIGTNHGGTQHGVFTDRVGILTNDFFVNLLDMGVQWKPVDGGVFEGRDRKTGEVLRTATAVDLVFGSNSVLRAIAEVYAQDDNKEKFVRDFIAAWVKVMNADRFDLKEA, from the coding sequence ATGGACTCTATGGCAACTGCTAACACTGGAAAGTGCCCGTTTTCGCACGGTAGCACTACGAATCACAACCCTAGTGCTACATCGAATAAACATTGGTGGCCAAACCAGTTGAACTTGAACATCCTGCATCAGCATGACAGGAAATCTAACCCTATGGGCGAGGACTTCAATTATGCAGAAGAGTTCAAAAAGTTGGACTACCAGGCTCTCAAACAGGATCTTTATGATCTAATGACAAACAGCCAAGATTGGTGGCCTGCCGACTACGGACATTACGGGCCGTTATTTATCCGTATGGCTTGGCATTCCGCTGGTACATATCGTACAGGAGACGGACGTGGCGGTGCTGGAACCGGCACTCAGCGTTTTGCGCCACTTAACAGTTGGCCAGACAATGCCAACCTTGATAAAGCTCGTCGACTGCTATGGCCGATCAAGCAAAAATATGGCAACAAGATCTCTTGGGCGGACTTGTACATCCTAGCAGGTAATGCTGCTATTGAATCCATGGGCGGGAAGACAATCGGTTTTGGAGGCGGACGGGCGGACGTTTGGCATCCAGAAGAAGATATTTACTGGGGTGCTGAAAAAGAATGGCTAGGCGATAAGCGTTACACCGGCGATCGTGAGCTCGAGAATCCGCTTGCTGCTGTTCAAATGGGTCTGATTTATGTGAACCCAGAAGGGCCGAACGGGAATCCAGATCCGCTTGCAAGTGCCCGCGACATCCGCGAAACCTTCAAACGCATGGGAATGAACGATGAAGAAACCGTTGCACTCGTGGCAGGTGGTCATACATTTGGAAAGGCTCACGGCGCAGGAGATGCTGCTCTTGTAGGCCCAGAGCCGGAAGCTGCACCTTTGGAAGCAATGGGCTTAGGATGGCAGAGCACACACGGTTCCGGTATAGGCCGCGACGCCATCACCAGCGGTATTGAAGGTGCCTGGACCGCGAACCCGACACAATGGGATAATGGTTTCTTTGAACTACTGTTCGGATATGAATGGGAGCTGACCAAGAGTCCTGCAGGTGCACACCAATGGGTTGCTGTTAATCCTGCTGATGAGCATCTTGCACCAGATGCAGAAGATGCATCCGTGCGTGTTCCAACGATGATGACCACTGCGGATATGGCCTTGCGTATGGATCCAGCATACGAAAAGATATCTCGTCGTTACTATGAGAATCCAGAGGAGTTTGCAGATGCATTTGCAACTGCATGGTTCAAACTCACACACCGCGACATGGGGCCTCGCTCAAGATATTTAGGTCCAGAAGTTCCAGCAGAAGATTTTATTTGGCAAGATCCTATACCCGCTGCTGATTATGAACTAACAGATGCCGATGTAGCAGAACTGAAAACACGAATCTTAGACTCAGGTCTTACCGTCAGTGAGCTGGTAACAACGGCTTGGGCTTCCGCTTGTACCTTCCGTGGTTCGGATATGCGTGGTGGCGCCAATGGTGCTCGCATCCGACTAGCTCCACAAAAAGAGTGGGAAGTAAATGAGCCCAAAAAACTTGAGAAAGTACTTACGATCCTGGGAGTCATTCAAGAGGACTTTGGTAAAAAAGTCAGCATGGCCGATTTGATTGTACTCGGCGGTAGTGCCGCAGTAGAAAAAGCTGCACAAGACGCTGGCTTTGATGTATCGGTTCCATTTGCTCCTGGACGTGGGGATGCAACACAAGAGCAAACCGACGCAGAAAGCTTTGACGTGCTCGAGCCAATCGCAGATGGTTTCCGGAACTATCAGAAGAAGCAGTATCGTGTAAGTCCTGCAGAGCTCCTGATAGACAAGGCACAGCTATTAAACCTTACTGCTCCAGAAATGACTGCACTCGTTGGCGGGATGCGTGTTATCGGTACAAACCACGGCGGCACACAACACGGCGTATTCACGGATCGTGTAGGCATACTCACGAACGACTTCTTTGTTAACTTGCTAGACATGGGCGTACAGTGGAAGCCTGTAGACGGCGGCGTATTTGAAGGACGTGATCGCAAAACAGGTGAAGTGTTGCGTACAGCAACTGCTGTTGACCTCGTGTTCGGTTCAAACTCTGTTTTGCGTGCCATTGCAGAAGTTTATGCCCAAGACGATAACAAAGAAAAGTTTGTGCGTGACTTCATTGCTGCATGGGTGAAGGTAATGAATGCCGATCGTTTTGATCTTAAAGAAGCATAA
- a CDS encoding GNAT family N-acetyltransferase: MTNPVRSTPVFSQTIPDFWREQFLNGEVLYSDESFTVAINPALDEDSRVMVLETSDGRVMAVLTPALADKVGLSPQQSLSESIFRQKLNEAGVTLHGADYLFYFSKAEKNVLLQENLEGDLRRLTVQDESVFSAFASSASEQDLDDAYVELDHWAVFGSFEQNRLVSAASMYPWKDAYIADLGVLTLTSFRGKGHARKVVRSISQYAYGQGYEPQYRCQLDNHTSTALAKAAGFTLFGKWEVISPDCME; encoded by the coding sequence ATGACAAATCCAGTAAGAAGTACGCCTGTATTTTCACAAACGATCCCTGACTTTTGGAGGGAGCAATTTTTAAACGGTGAGGTCCTCTATAGCGATGAATCTTTTACTGTTGCCATAAACCCTGCACTTGACGAGGATAGCCGGGTTATGGTGCTGGAAACCTCCGACGGACGCGTGATGGCTGTCTTGACACCTGCGCTGGCCGATAAGGTAGGCCTCTCTCCACAACAATCCTTGTCTGAGTCGATCTTTCGCCAGAAATTGAATGAAGCGGGCGTCACGCTGCATGGCGCAGACTATCTTTTTTATTTTTCAAAAGCCGAGAAGAACGTATTGCTGCAAGAAAACCTCGAAGGTGACTTGCGCCGGTTAACCGTGCAAGATGAGTCGGTTTTCTCCGCGTTTGCTTCCTCCGCATCGGAACAAGACTTGGATGACGCTTATGTGGAATTGGATCATTGGGCAGTGTTCGGCTCTTTTGAGCAAAATCGCCTGGTTAGCGCTGCCAGTATGTATCCATGGAAGGATGCGTATATTGCGGATCTTGGCGTACTGACGCTGACGTCCTTTAGAGGAAAAGGCCACGCCCGCAAAGTAGTGCGTTCCATCTCCCAATATGCCTATGGTCAGGGATACGAACCGCAGTACCGATGCCAACTCGATAACCATACATCTACAGCCTTGGCGAAAGCAGCAGGATTCACACTGTTTGGAAAATGGGAAGTGATTTCTCCCGACTGCATGGAATGA